The nucleotide sequence CTACCTCCCAAATGGAGCATTCAGATCCATTTTTTTCTCTGAGCGCCATTGGCGCACAGCCCCCCACAACACACGCcattcttgtttttgtttctcttagGGTGCCTTGGGACTCCCACTATTTTGTGGGatggattcaagcacataccagaACCTGAGGTTTGCACAGTTAAGGTGAACTAAAGGGCTCTGTCACCTTAGGGCAACAAATccgcttaaaacaaaacaaaacaaagaaccagACTTCTTGCAGTTTGAAAAGTGGCAGGGAAGTGCATTGAAAAATATGGGACAAACAAATGCCTAACAGGaaacaccccacaaacaaatcaagatgaatgcaggCCCAATGCTCACAAATGTCATAGATAACCACCCAACAAACCATGCTCAATAAAGATCTGGATAtgagacagggatggggaacctgtggctttctcGGACTcgccaacttccatcagccccagccaccttgGCCAATGCTCAGCAATGGTGAGAGTTaaagtccaataacacctggaggcCTACAGTAGTTTAAAGTGGGAAACATTAATAAACACATTTGTGCATTTCACATCTGAGGACCCGAATGTAAGCCCTAGGCATCAGCAGCCTTCCCTAAGATTTCATCAGGTCTCCTCCCCTGCCACTAGAAAGTTCCAGCAGCTACAGAGTTTCCTGTGTGCAGGCGATGAGATGTCCTGATTTCACAGCATCTGGTGCTACCCGTTAGCTCTTCCTTTTTGACTCTGCTTCTGGCAGCAAAATAACTTGGGCAGGCATTGTGCCGTCTGCTCCCATAACAGCATCTTTGCATCGCTGTCCCTCTTGTTCTTCTCTTGCTCTGGTATAATCAGGGAGGATGTGGAGTGGGAGAGGGCAATGTCTGAAGGAAACGCTGAACAGTGGGGGGATTGTGTCCAACAGAAAGAACTGCATCATGGGTCAGCCTGATAGCCATAAATGTCAGCCGCAAACTCTTCAAACATATTGCTCATCAATACAGCATCCATCTGTCCGGAAATTCCTGCCGGGACACGGACTGTTGAGATGTCAGACATCAAAAGAGAAAACGAGTGGAACATCTCAAGCagaagaagtggggagggggaaggagataaTGAAAAATGGTGGAGGAAAAAGCCAGGCAGAGGCGGAAGGAGGACTCTGAGGTTTTGATGGCTTTGCCTGTCCTCGTTGAACTGAAGTGGGAGACAAGACACATTCACAGGACCACTTGAGTGCATGGTGACTTTGATTCAGCTGTGTGGAGCTGGTTAGGTAGCTGCTTTGGTGCAAAGCAAGCACTGGAATTTTCTCCATGGTTTATTCTGGCCAGGATGTAGGTTCATGACAATGCCAAGCTCAGCTCACTTGGTATGTGTGCTAAGTTGGCCTTGTGAGACTTcagcatgggcttaaataggaaTATGACCTAGGGTAGAACAAAGGACCCACAGGAAAACACCttggaagcaaaataaattaaaacaattctttaaaaagatagttTAAAAAACTCCTTAGAAACCTAAAaactcccttaaaagaatcaCGTCTTCAAAAAAAGTTATATGATCTAAGAAAATCTTcaaaagaatccttccaaaagaatttaaaaattataatgtagCACTTAgagactgttatgtattgaagttctcaccctaggccactaggggtgtgtatatatagtcattctgctgcagttttcactcatgtccgcatatgcaaatgaaggattgtaaactgacgttcagggattgggtaactacagaaagttgttactgttgctttgtagctgagttctatataagcaggttgctgagcccttcagctcacttctgttccagcctgagaataaacaagagctgtttggaaatcactgtgtcgtctgctgtgtccacccacaacttaacagagaccaactgagtatttttaggtataagctttcgtgtgtgtgCATGGTTTTTAAGAAGCGTCTTTTTaactatctttttaaagaattgttttaatttattttgactatggcagaccaacacggctacctacttgaactctggaagcaaatcaagatgaatgaaGAAGAAATGTTCATTGTCATCATAACCGTCTCATAAACAGAATGAGccttcagaatgaatgctcagtgaagACCCGACATGATCTAACCACATCGTAAGATTTGCGCAAGGAACCCTGTCTCTTTTGGCCTACCTCAACTCCAGGTGCAGCATGACCAAAGCAAGGCAAGAGAGGGCTGCCTTGATGGGGCatggcctccttccctccctgctcagCACTCCAAGCTCTGTGTAGGGGGCTGTATCCCACCAGACTGCTGTGAACTATTTACAAGGCTTCATTTAgaacttcatagaattgtagagttggaagggaccacgagcatcatctagtcgaaccccctgaaatgcaggaatcttttgcccaatgtggtgctcgaacccacaaccctgagattaagagtctcatgctctaccaactgagctttccctcctttctcccaacaaaaaatagtaaaagcacaatacaacaccacacactaaaaacttcccctaacagggctgccttcagatgtctgttaaaaatcacacagcagtttatatgtttgacatctgctggtagggcgttccacagggtgggcaccactaccgaaaagaccctctgcctgtttccctgtaacctcacctctcacaacgagggaactaccagaaggcacttggagctagatctcagtgtcagGGTGGGACGATACATAGGATTCCCAGGAGATCTCCCCTCCAGGCACTTGCCTGACAGAtctgtttagcttcagcaagacTGCTGCACCATGGGCCTTCACatcataccccaccccaccccaccccaacctggaCTTCGTTGTTTGTGAAGAGAGAGAAGAATCTCTCTCTTCACAGTCAGGCAGAATGGGAAGTGGatacaccccacccccccacccccgctgtaCTCACCAAGAATGGATGCCTTCAGGACTGATTCACTGCAAGGCAGCTTGCAGCCAGAGAGGATCCCCAGCAGCAGGGCCACCAAGGAACTGAGCTGCTCCTCTAAGCGGTGCAGATTAAGCCGGCTCTCCTCCTGCAACTTCTGTAGGCCCGATGCCATGGAAACCACTCTGGTTTCCACCAAGCTGAGTCGGTCCATCAGGGTCCTGGTCCTGGAAGAGCTTTGCTTGTTGAGCTCTCCAGTGTGCTTCAGGATCTGCTTGAACTCCATCTGCTGCTCGCCAGCAGGGACATCCTGCACTTCTTCAGGTGCTGCCGGCTCCTCAGGCCCCAGGACGCGGAGCCTGCAGCTCCCCAACCCATCGCAGCCGCCTTCCGGAGAAGGGAGAGGCATGGCCACCAGGGACCCTGCGCATGTTGGGTTGTCATCTCTTTGGCTGCACTCGGGGCTGTCTGAGTTCAGGCTTCCTGACTCTTGCAGAACCATAAAGAGGAAGCCCAGGCAACAAAAGCACTTgctgaagaggggggaaagtttcATTTCTCTCCTTAATGCCTCCAGAGGGGGTGGGAAAGGCACACGCGACATGCAAGAAGGCACAGGCTGGAAGCTACTGCAACAGAGCTTCTTCTGTCTCCACAGGCGAGCTGCCTCTCTAGGCCAGGAAGGCCACACCCAGGCTGGGTGAGGGCAAACTGCCTCGCCGAAGAAAAAGTGTGGAGATTGGGGAGCTgtgagggaaaggaggagggaaaggagaggggcacaCAGATAAAGGAGCATTTGAGACTGTCCAGCAGATTAGCATGTCATGGGCAATTAAAGCTAGGCCCCTTGTGGGAGGCAGCGATTAGCGTCTGGCTCGAGTGAGCTTTGCTCTGGAGCAAGAGGGCTTTGACTTGAAAAGCCTGTAATTTGCCTTGACATTAAAGGCACGAGGAAATCGCCCAAATGCTAGCAAGGGAGCTGAGTGAAAGGAGCGGTAATCTCTCACAATGCTTGCTGGCCTTTGGCACAGCgtggccacccacccacctcccattAAGCAAGGCATGTGCTCACAGGTCTCTTCACGCTCCCAAGACCAGAAGGCCTCATGTGCACAGCCCTCCCATGCCAGACTTGACAGGCTCGCTTCATCCCTCCCCAGCTTTCCGCAGTTGCACCAACCGACTCTCCCTCCTTTGGGAGCAGCCTTGACCTCAGATCTCTAAGGCTTCAGATCTTTAGAGCCgctttcataccactttaaacagtcatggcttttctccaaagaactttgggtgctgtggtttgttaaagtgtAAAGACCCCACTCGGTCTCCACCTTCATCGTTCAGCCCcatcactgaggtccagtgctagAAGCGAAGttgcagggaagcaggcagagagccttctcggtagtggcaccctctctgtggaacacccttcagatgtcaaggagataaacaatcATACGAATTTttgcagacatctgaaggcagccctgttctggGAAGCTTTtactgtttggtgttttgttgtgttcctTTAAACTTTGTTGGataaacccagtcagatgtggggtacaaaaaataaaaaccatcatCATCCTCACCATTGTGCAGGGGTTCTGGGAAGCAGTTCCAAGCAACCCATCTCCAAAGAAAGTAAGCTACTgctttctaaccccccccccatacaattaTCAGTGATATAGTCCACTCTTGGAAGTTACAAAGCAATGAACAGACTCTCTTCTTGGTTGATGTCTCTTATCACCTCCCCTTAAGTGGACAACTATGAATCTGAGGACACTAAAAAAAAGTAAGGTACTGTTTCTCATTTAAATTAGTTTATAGTGAAATCCTTTACATCTCTACTTAGAAGAAAGCCCCAGGTAAGAGGTTATATAGGATAACAGCTTTAAAACTCTGGTGTCTAAAAGTATTAAGCAAATGACTGGTCCCACCCCACTCTTTAAAAATGGAGCAGGAGGAGCATGCTAGGTGTTGGGATGTAGTCTTAGCATCTTCTTAGTTGTGTACCTTACGAGCTCTgtacggttgccatatttcaaacagtgaaaatctggacagaaaagttgagTTTTTGGggcaaagttgtggagctttcaTTGGCAAAATCAcaatttttgagctatttttatgggaaatcggcaaaaatggcactgctagcatgggctgccatatgtccagattttccaaTTTCCGCCTGGgcactgctgccgactgcagtattctgtatatgtctgggaaattccaaatGTATGGCAACTCTACTTTTAGGCTTGTGAAGCACATAATCCGTGCTCTGAGCTAATGTACAGTCTATGTTCTGACTTCTTGAATAAAGCTTTCGGGTTTCCTCGAGCTGAGAGTCCAAGTACTGTGTCTGAGAGTGGGAgccaggaccatagctgtcaaccctccctgctgtttcccaatgctataataagggaatttcccacaaaaaagggaaaaggttcaCAGCTATGGCCAGGACACCCACAAGGAAATGGCTTTGGGGGTTCGCTTTCTGGCTGCCAAACTAGTGAAGAGAAGTAGTTCTGTGCCATCTAGTGGCCAAAACATTGCACTATTCACCCAGCTTATCTTCAACAAGCTATTTAATGTATAGAGATAGGAACATGGTCCTTATGGACCATTTGGCCCACTTAGCTCTGTGTTGTCTAAACACCCTGGCAGTGGCTGGCCATGGTATGAGACAGGGAAACTCCCAGGTCTATCTGGaaattgaaccttggaccttctgcatgcaaagcgcgTCCTCTGTCACTGAGCCACGGCCCTCCCCGTTTCAAAAAGGGATGGATTGATTATCGTGCTTGATTCTTTCACCCAGGTCTCATGTACAGTCTGGCTTTCACGACAACGCCAGTTTCTTTATCACGCTCACAACACCGAAGACCATTTCACGTGTCCACTTCCCCCAACCATGTGcggttggggaagaagaagaagaagaagaagaagagtttggatttgatatcccgcttttcactacccgaaggagtctcaaagcggctaacattctcctttcccttcctcccccacaacaaacactctgtgaggtgagtggggctgagagacttcagagaagtgtgactagcccaaggtcacccagcagctgcatgtggaggagtggagacacgaacccggttccccagattacgagtctaccgctcttaaccactacaccacactggctctcagtgcgtTTTCCTGGGAACCATTAAGATGATGAAGTACCTGGTATTTCAATTGCAGTGAGACGCAGGCCccagaaaggaagggaaaatgagcaGAGACGGCAGCAAGAGGTGCTGCTGTGTGCACACTCCCATTTACGCcacatccagtgtgctcccacctcTGGGTGTATACACCACATTTACCGTGATCCATTTCTATTCTGTACCTATCCTGTTATGAAATTTGGCGCGTTGATATCTTTGATCTGAATcagctttgatctgaattgaGTAGAAGAGCAACCCAGCTGTGTTTTAAGCTAGCAACTTGTGCACAGCCTACAGCTCCCTATCAGCCCCGACGGGGCTGGGGCTGATTGTTGTCAGAGTGCAATGGCATCTGGAAGTGCCCCATGCCAGCCCCCTCTGACTCAATCCAAACAGGTATAGCAGGGAGAGAGCAGGGACACCTTGGGGATAGCATATCATCTAGTTAGGAAGAAcctaagaaaaggaaaagggtatAGGAGGTACTATGCAACTCATGCAAAAATATGCTAAAGGCTGCTTTACGACTTACAAGCAAACAATACCCTTTTTTTATTTAGACAAGAATACATTCACCCAGAAAGGCTGGACTCTAGGCTAGATGAAAAGTCCACAGAACAGATCCAAGAAGGGGAGAAGGAAGACCCAAGCTGCAGCTTCTTATTTATTGCTTAAGGAAAAGGATCTAATCCAGTCATTATGCTGTGGCGCTTATAAATTACTCTTTTTTTTGGTCTCAGTACAAGGTTTTGGCTTGTTCAAAAATGTTGATAATCACAAGGTGTAGTGGCTTCTGTTTTACCGCTAGGGGGACACATAAATGATCCAATATGGTCATACCAAGTTGGGAAAACATCTAGCCCTCTCTTAGCCAACTTGATCAGATTTCTCCCAAATTTCAGCCCTTGACATAAAGCCGCCTGGGGGACTCGTTGCTTCTTTCCTGCACATACAATAGAAAAACAAGAGTGAATAATGGGCAGTGACAAGGCAGGacatcttttttctctctctccccaccctaccGTCCAATTTGTCTTCGAGGCTGACATAGGAAAAAACCCCAAATTGCCGCTCTCGCCTTGCACAGTTTTACCACAGTATCCTGAAAAGCATCTGGTGTGGAGCTGATAGCACAGGGGGGGTTCAGGCAGGAGCCCCAGCCGGAAGCCGAAGAGTTAGCAGCGGTTGGGGACCCACTGCTTCTGTCAGGACGTCAGACAGGAAACCTTACGATGGCTCTGAAGTGAAGGCTCTCTGGATCCCTGCCACTGTCTGTTCAGAGAGAGGCAGACACGCCAGCCTCCCTGCCAGGGACAGCAGAAACCACTCAGAACCATTCCCCGAGGGCCATTTTGTATGGCTCAACCAGCAAACCATTGGGGCCATAGGAAGGCACTTTGGGTAGCTGCAATAGTAAGAATTACCCTCATTATCCCAGCCCGTAATCCTTACCCTTATGTGCATAGTGACAGCCATGTGCAATGAAGCCAGGAGCATCATGTGTCCTCTTCTCCACATGCCCAGGATATGCTCCTAAGCAGGTGCATGCATGCGTAGTCTCCTGGGAGGCCTTCATCCCATTACAAAAGTCTGCCCAAGTGAAACTTTTAGGAAACAGATATTCGAAGCAAAAATGCATTCCTTTGagttcacccacccacctccactTATTTCTGAAGACCAAGCCTTGAATGAAAGCACCAAATATGTGCCAGCCCTCAGTGGGACACCCCTGTGTTGCCCACATATCTGTGTGGAGGAGGAACATAAATactggtagatagatagatagatagatagatagatagatagatagatagatagatagatagataggatctCTGAATGGtttccactttttaaaacaaatgttaagATAGTGCAGAATCCAAAATATCATAATGATGGCAGAGCACCATTGTGCTGGATGGAGCCATTGCAATGGTTATTTCAACCTTTAGATCCAAGGACTGCGATGAACATTGTATTCACTTTCATCGAGTGGGGAGAGTGTCTAAAACACTGAGAATGACTGTTCCCTAAGAAGGCTGAAGGCAGGCATCTTGCTGTAGTGTTGCTTTAAGGCACTTACCTTGAATAAACCATTTCCTCAGAATGTCACCcaggattcccacatggcaagCTTGCTGTaacagcagccacagcagcagcagcagcagcagcagcagcagcagcagcagcagcagcagcagcaaaacagaccATATTATGTTGTGAAGTCTAATACTGGAAAATGTATGAATGATCACCTATCTCCTAAGTGTCTGTATGCATTTTCATCCATTTCCACCAGTAGTATTTGTCCTCTATTCTGTAAGCCTGAAACTCTATGTCAGGGGGTtccccaccagatgttgttggactacaactgccatgagCATACATGACCAACAAtctgggataatgggagttgtaactgAACAACTTCTGGGCGGTATCATATTGTCTATCACTGCTCTATATGACAGGGTAGATAGGTACAAATCACTAAGAAAACACGGGAAGTCAGTTTTTTTCACAGATACTTTTACCTGGTGCTAATCATGTCAAAAACGTTTCCATTAAAACACGTACAACTAAAAAGAACACATACCCCATTTCAGGATTGTTTCTTTTATATCATTTTTAAAGATAACTTTCTTTAAAGTAATTTTAGAAAATGGTTGCATAATTCACCACTTCTTTAATGGCTAATTTTGCTTATTTCCTGTGCATTAGGAATGTTAACTAGAagtataacacacacaaaatggcacatatattctttgctttctttttaaagatgacTAAGGGTCCAGAACTGCCCAGAAGAAAGGGCTGGGAGTGTCTGGGTAAAATAACATATTCCAATGAAATTATAAAGAAATGCCCATGTCCATGTTTGATAGGTTGAAGGTGAATATTTGTAATATGGTAAAGCGAATTGATTCTGAATTTTCACAGAAAAGTAGCCAGGTAGTTCTCCAGTTAAATTTCACTGCAAGCAACTGGCTTTAAATTAACCATAGTGGGGCTGCCTCCTAGACTTCAGTGCAACCTATGCCACAACTAACATTAGCTGGGCTGTAGGCAATGTGTACAAAGCCATGGTCTCAGTTTGAGAATTTGAATGATAGAATAAACATGCTTTAATTTTAACCAAATTACTTTTCTAAAGAGCCCTGCATTTAAATgcagagagggggtgggtggtgggtgggatcgGTCATGTATCCTGATCATGTAAAAAATTCAGGAGGCAATCAGAAGTCAGAATCATCATCATTTGAGCAGAATAAGTAACATTCATGTAAACAAAGAGTTGCTAGACTAGGCCAACAGTTGTCAGCCTTTCTGGGCCAGTGGGCGCATTcacaaactggagaaactgttgtgaGCACACACATCACAACAACCAAGCACACCGCACAACCCATTCTGTTGACTACAATAGAAcacttctttcaagcctaatttcagagGAGGAGACCCCCCTGAAAGGCACCAGGGAAGGCTTCTGTGCCACACTGGCAACccagcaaaccctccaagtgtccctattctccagggacagtcccggatttacagaatctGTCCTTgtatctgatttgatcctggaatttccCGCTTTtcctaggacatccctattttcattggagaaatgtaggagggtaaGGAGTTATGCAACTCTTGAGCCAAGgatataagtaactatacaacctttagaagacatttgaaggcagccctgttttttatgtttaattgtgtttttttgggcagggtattaataataataataataacaaggcatatgatgtccttattttcatcagagaaatgttagagtcTATGCCCCAGGCCTAGGCAGTCCACTACAGTAAAGAAATTCAAAACTTAGCATCTGGACCCTGCTCTGATTTCAGAGATCCCTAAAACTATAAGCACCCACTTGTCCCTTCTCACCACAGTCAGGCATCTGTGGTGAAAGAAGCCGAAGGGTCTTTCCCCATTTTCTCAGCCGGTGAACCAACCCTGCAGTTCTATGCACATGTAccttgggag is from Lacerta agilis isolate rLacAgi1 chromosome 2, rLacAgi1.pri, whole genome shotgun sequence and encodes:
- the LOC117041816 gene encoding fibroleukin-like isoform X1, which translates into the protein MLLYLCAPLLSLLLSLTAPQSPHFFFGEAVCPHPAWVWPSWPREAARLWRQKKLCCSSFQPVPSCMSRVPFPPPLEALRREMKLSPLFSKCFCCLGFLFMVLQESGSLNSDSPECSQRDDNPTCAGSLVAMPLPSPEGGCDGLGSCRLRVLGPEEPAAPEEVQDVPAGEQQMEFKQILKHTGELNKQSSSRTRTLMDRLSLVETRVVSMASGLQKLQEESRLNLHRLEEQLSSLVALLLGILSGCKLPCSESVLKASILDIGKEHKIEETPALTVEPSEKSEHTYPRDCAEIHKQGIRDNGIYTIQPIPLRQHFEAYCDMVTDGGGWTVFQRRQDGSVDFNRTWQEYKHGFGSLQGEHWLGNEHLHSLTRLGQHVVRIELEDWHGVKRHAVYRKFKVASEAHKYRLTAREYQGSAGNALSYSRNYNHDHKCFTTWDSDNDNYPMGNCGAYYGAGWWFDSCLAANLNGKYHHGRYTGVTSGIYWGTWYILVDKRTNQKYSFKKAEMKTRPVGF
- the LOC117041816 gene encoding fibroleukin-like isoform X2, whose amino-acid sequence is MLLYLCAPLLSLLLSLTAPQSPHFFFGEAVCPHPAWVWPSWPREAARLWRQKKLCCSSFQPVPSCMSRVPFPPPLEALRREMKLSPLFSKCFCCLGFLFMVLQESGSLNSDSPECSQRDDNPTCAGSLVAMPLPSPEGGCDGLGSCRLRVLGPEEPAAPEEVQDVPAGEQQMEFKQILKHTGELNKQSSSRTRTLMDRLSLVETRVVSMASGLQKLQEESRLNLHRLEEQLSSLVALLLGILSGCKLPCSESVLKASILVEPSEKSEHTYPRDCAEIHKQGIRDNGIYTIQPIPLRQHFEAYCDMVTDGGGWTVFQRRQDGSVDFNRTWQEYKHGFGSLQGEHWLGNEHLHSLTRLGQHVVRIELEDWHGVKRHAVYRKFKVASEAHKYRLTAREYQGSAGNALSYSRNYNHDHKCFTTWDSDNDNYPMGNCGAYYGAGWWFDSCLAANLNGKYHHGRYTGVTSGIYWGTWYILVDKRTNQKYSFKKAEMKTRPVGF